The Microbacterium sp. Nx66 genome contains a region encoding:
- a CDS encoding OsmC family protein — translation MPEQTTPRSLGEHRYALTSTWTGNTGSGTSGYRDYRRDVTIEVAGKPELLASSDKPFRGDPARWNPEDLLLASLSECHLLSYLHACVTAGVVVVSYRDTASGLMREDGAGGGSFVEVLLRPEVVVAEASMIEAAERAHAQANEWCFIANSVNFPVRHEATVTAAG, via the coding sequence ATGCCAGAGCAGACGACTCCGCGGTCCCTCGGCGAGCACCGCTACGCCCTCACCTCCACCTGGACCGGCAACACCGGATCCGGCACGAGCGGCTACCGGGACTACCGCCGCGATGTCACGATCGAAGTCGCGGGCAAGCCCGAGCTGCTCGCCTCCTCCGACAAGCCGTTCCGCGGCGATCCGGCGCGGTGGAATCCGGAGGATCTGCTGCTGGCCTCGCTCTCCGAGTGCCATCTCCTGTCGTACCTGCACGCCTGCGTGACGGCCGGAGTGGTGGTCGTGTCCTACCGGGACACCGCGAGCGGCCTGATGCGCGAGGACGGCGCCGGCGGCGGTTCCTTCGTCGAGGTGCTGCTGCGCCCGGAGGTCGTCGTCGCCGAGGCCTCGATGATCGAGGCGGCCGAGCGCGCGCACGCTCAGGCGAACGAGTGGTGCTTCATCGCCAACTCGGTCAACTTCCCCGTCCGGCACGAAGCGACGGTGACGGCCGCCGGCTGA
- a CDS encoding YcnI family copper-binding membrane protein codes for MSNPTIRPRRPRRALLGATGIIGGLALALAVPAMAGAHVTVSPDELAAGDHGVLTFSFSHGCGTSPTTALRVTMPEGLASVAPTLDGDWSIQVERGDDGLVSAVTYTALTPVPTDLRGAVSMSVGLDEDTPETLAFPVVQQCVDGATEWTQLAEKGEDPHDLDSPAPVVTVTDNAEGGHGTSTVPQPATADTGDDALGIALGAGGLLAGVAALVVAVLAFRRRA; via the coding sequence ATGTCGAACCCCACCATCCGCCCCCGCCGTCCGCGCCGCGCCCTCCTCGGAGCCACCGGCATCATCGGCGGACTCGCCCTCGCCCTCGCCGTCCCGGCGATGGCCGGCGCCCACGTCACCGTCAGCCCTGACGAGCTCGCCGCCGGTGACCATGGCGTGCTGACCTTCTCCTTCTCGCACGGGTGCGGCACCTCGCCCACCACAGCCCTGCGCGTCACCATGCCGGAGGGCCTCGCCTCCGTCGCCCCGACGCTCGACGGCGACTGGAGCATCCAGGTGGAACGCGGCGACGACGGTCTCGTGAGCGCGGTCACCTACACCGCCCTCACGCCCGTGCCGACCGACCTCCGCGGCGCCGTCAGCATGTCGGTGGGACTGGACGAGGACACGCCCGAGACGCTCGCCTTCCCGGTGGTCCAGCAGTGCGTCGACGGGGCGACGGAGTGGACGCAGCTCGCCGAGAAGGGCGAGGACCCGCACGACCTCGACTCCCCCGCTCCCGTCGTGACGGTGACGGACAACGCCGAGGGCGGTCACGGCACGAGCACCGTACCGCAGCCCGCGACGGCCGACACCGGCGACGACGCCCTGGGTATCGCGCTGGGCGCCGGCGGCCTCCTGGCCGGTGTCGCGGCGCTCGTGGTCGCCGTGCTCGCGTTCCGCCGCCGCGCCTGA
- a CDS encoding lysophospholipid acyltransferase family protein: MSSEQSADPETPSEDSPKPRHAGFTYTLGRSLIAPLARLVYRPRIEGREHVPTTGPVIFASNHLSFIDSIAIPVAAPRPVHFLAKSSYFEGTGMKGWASKTFFEAIGAIPVRRGAGQAALDALDLQRQLLDEGLAVALYPEGTRSTDGRLYKGRTGVAFLALQTGAPVVPVGLIGTDKVMPVGAKMPTLSERITVRFGEPLDLSPHGPATSGRARRLATDEIMAAIHALSGQELAGTYNEAPAQNTIEKIKQALPHERR, translated from the coding sequence ATGAGCTCTGAGCAGTCCGCGGACCCCGAAACCCCCTCAGAGGACTCCCCGAAGCCCCGGCACGCCGGCTTCACCTACACGCTGGGCCGCAGCCTCATCGCCCCGCTCGCCCGGCTCGTCTACCGGCCGCGCATCGAAGGACGCGAGCACGTCCCCACCACCGGCCCGGTGATCTTCGCCAGCAACCACCTGTCGTTCATCGACTCCATCGCCATCCCGGTGGCGGCTCCGCGTCCCGTGCACTTCCTCGCCAAGTCGAGCTACTTCGAGGGCACCGGCATGAAGGGCTGGGCGTCCAAGACGTTCTTCGAGGCGATCGGTGCGATCCCGGTCCGCCGCGGCGCCGGCCAGGCGGCGCTGGACGCCCTAGACCTGCAGCGTCAGCTCCTGGACGAGGGCCTCGCCGTCGCGCTCTACCCTGAGGGCACCCGCTCCACCGACGGCCGGTTGTACAAGGGCCGCACGGGCGTGGCCTTCCTTGCTCTGCAGACGGGAGCACCCGTCGTCCCCGTGGGACTCATCGGCACCGACAAGGTGATGCCGGTCGGCGCCAAGATGCCCACGCTGTCCGAGCGGATCACCGTGCGCTTCGGCGAGCCCCTGGATCTGTCGCCGCACGGACCGGCCACGAGCGGCCGCGCGCGCCGGCTCGCGACCGACGAGATCATGGCCGCGATCCACGCGCTCTCCGGACAGGAGCTCGCGGGCACCTACAACGAGGCGCCGGCTCAGAACACGATCGAGAAGATCAAGCAGGCGCTCCCGCACGAACGCCGCTGA
- the dxr gene encoding 1-deoxy-D-xylulose-5-phosphate reductoisomerase, with translation MRRVIILGSTGSIGTQALDVIRANPRRFELVGLAAGSNATMVAEQAAQFQVEHTALGAVEAEQLVRDVEADVVLNAITGSIGLGSTLAALEEGRTLALANKESLIVGGDLVLAAAAPGQIVPVDSEHSALAQALRSGTHDEIRRLVVTASGGPFRGRSRDELTGVTPEQALAHPTWNMGRTVTTNSATLVNKGLEVIEAHLLFDVPYDDIDVVVHPQSIVHSMVEFVDGSTIAQASPPDMRLPISLGLDWPHRVGGVGRPLDWTTATSWTFEPLDDDAFPAVALAKAVGRAGGTFPAVYNAANEQAVDAFHEGRLPFLGIVDTVQRVVDAHDAPDALTVESLAAAEDWARRKADQLIAAV, from the coding sequence ATGCGTCGCGTCATCATCCTCGGCTCCACCGGTTCCATCGGCACGCAGGCGCTGGATGTGATCCGCGCCAATCCGCGACGCTTCGAGCTCGTCGGTCTCGCCGCGGGGTCGAACGCCACGATGGTGGCCGAGCAGGCGGCGCAGTTCCAGGTGGAGCACACGGCTCTCGGCGCGGTCGAGGCGGAGCAGCTGGTCCGCGACGTCGAAGCCGATGTGGTGCTGAACGCCATCACCGGCTCGATCGGTCTCGGCTCGACGCTCGCTGCGCTGGAGGAGGGGCGGACCCTCGCGCTGGCGAACAAGGAGTCGCTGATCGTCGGCGGTGATCTCGTGCTCGCCGCCGCGGCACCCGGGCAGATCGTCCCCGTGGACTCCGAGCACTCCGCGCTCGCCCAGGCCCTGCGCTCCGGCACACACGATGAGATCCGCCGTCTGGTGGTCACGGCCTCGGGTGGCCCGTTCCGCGGCAGGTCGCGCGACGAGCTCACCGGAGTGACCCCGGAACAGGCGCTGGCGCATCCGACGTGGAACATGGGTCGCACGGTCACCACGAATTCGGCGACCCTGGTCAACAAGGGGCTTGAGGTCATCGAGGCGCACCTGCTGTTCGACGTGCCCTACGACGACATCGACGTCGTCGTGCACCCGCAGTCGATCGTCCACTCCATGGTGGAGTTCGTCGACGGCTCGACCATCGCGCAGGCCTCGCCGCCGGACATGCGTCTGCCGATCTCGCTGGGCCTGGACTGGCCGCACCGCGTGGGCGGTGTGGGCCGTCCGCTGGACTGGACCACGGCGACGTCCTGGACCTTCGAGCCGCTCGACGACGACGCCTTCCCCGCGGTGGCGCTCGCAAAGGCCGTCGGGCGCGCCGGAGGCACTTTCCCCGCCGTCTACAACGCCGCCAACGAGCAGGCCGTGGACGCGTTCCACGAAGGGCGCCTGCCGTTCCTCGGCATCGTCGACACCGTGCAGCGGGTCGTCGACGCGCACGACGCTCCGGACGCGTTGACCGTGGAATCGCTCGCGGCGGCCGAGGACTGGGCGCGGCGGAAGGCCGACCAGCTCATCGCCGCCGTCTGA
- a CDS encoding FtsK/SpoIIIE domain-containing protein, whose product MHSSPLVLPSAMAPARRRPLPLIAAVVPVGVGLALWFTTGALHALWFAALGPLMLGASLLDAARGRRRERRAEVLRMDAAWAEVEAQLHRRHAEERADEERRHPDAASCLRSRPLQDARPPDHDTPLVVGRGSRVSTVRCEGGDDERAAAFRRRCGVLEDAPRVVLLGRGVCLRGPQPLARAAARALVVQLCLRFSPSVLSLVGDPARDGALAGFPHMQQARRGGFRLALAEEAASAPSADAVIWTLPTGADVPDGITTVVDIVEPGAATLRTPDGEDGVDVEYLSSAQATAAAELCGGKGSATEATGAAVALRDLPQPPVGPGLLVALGRGAHDAPVMADIVEDGPHAIVTGMTGTGKSELLITWVAAVCAGYGPERVSVLLADFKGGTAFDRLRELPQVVGVLTDLDETEARRGVASLAAEMRRREGALAAAQARDVRETDLPRLLIVVDEFAALLQEHTELAAVFTDVAARGRALGMHLVLGTQRAAGVIRDALATNCPLRLSLRVAETSDSRAMLGTSGAAELPGGAEGRGRALLRRPQDDEPLPVRIALTDDDVIRRIAQRWAGAPTSPPPWRPALPTRLPLDALLTARAGSAPSEAGPSLVLGRADEPENQAQPLEILHPGRDRGLVVLGAPGTGRTTALRVIAAQHRHSAWFPDDPEAAVDLLAAWVEGGTAPPDVVLADDLDLLHARLPLDVGHEFVQRWEQLVRSSATVTWVLAAGRATGPLARVLEALPRRALLRMPTRVEHIAAGGEVAHFRRDRPPGRAVCGEREMQFAWVEGPGVESRSGELRGSTPVWVPQAEITALVTPGVVGVVAALAAAHPDCDVQAVGPEVRGTGRPLVLVGDAENWQRQWALWQRVRSQGEVLIRAERPGELRQLVGIRAQPPYARPDAGRAWSVIGDRPPRRVVLPALDRR is encoded by the coding sequence ATGCACTCCTCGCCCCTGGTCCTCCCGTCCGCCATGGCGCCGGCCCGGCGGCGCCCGCTTCCCCTCATCGCCGCCGTCGTCCCCGTGGGAGTCGGTCTGGCTCTCTGGTTCACGACCGGTGCGCTGCATGCGCTCTGGTTCGCGGCTCTCGGGCCGCTGATGCTGGGCGCGTCGCTCCTCGACGCAGCCCGCGGACGTCGTCGCGAACGGCGAGCCGAGGTGCTCCGGATGGACGCCGCATGGGCAGAGGTCGAAGCCCAGCTGCACCGCCGCCACGCGGAGGAGCGCGCAGACGAGGAACGTCGTCACCCGGATGCCGCCTCGTGTCTGCGCAGCCGCCCGTTGCAGGATGCCCGGCCGCCCGACCACGACACTCCGCTCGTCGTGGGACGCGGATCCCGGGTCAGCACCGTGCGCTGCGAGGGCGGTGACGACGAGCGCGCCGCTGCGTTCCGCCGCCGGTGCGGTGTCCTGGAAGACGCGCCGCGGGTCGTCCTCCTCGGTCGAGGAGTATGCCTGCGGGGCCCGCAGCCGCTCGCCAGGGCCGCCGCACGTGCGCTCGTCGTCCAGCTCTGTCTCCGCTTCTCCCCGAGTGTGCTCTCCCTCGTCGGCGACCCGGCGCGGGACGGGGCGCTGGCGGGCTTCCCGCACATGCAGCAGGCGCGACGCGGTGGTTTCCGGCTCGCCCTCGCAGAGGAGGCCGCATCGGCCCCGAGCGCCGATGCGGTGATCTGGACCCTGCCGACCGGTGCGGACGTTCCGGACGGCATCACGACGGTGGTCGACATCGTGGAACCCGGTGCGGCGACTCTGCGCACCCCGGACGGCGAGGACGGGGTGGACGTCGAGTACCTGTCGTCGGCGCAGGCGACGGCGGCCGCCGAGCTGTGCGGCGGGAAAGGGTCCGCGACGGAGGCGACCGGGGCGGCGGTGGCGCTCCGGGACCTTCCGCAGCCACCGGTGGGCCCAGGCCTCCTCGTGGCGCTCGGTCGGGGAGCACACGATGCCCCGGTGATGGCCGACATCGTCGAGGACGGCCCGCACGCGATCGTGACGGGGATGACGGGGACAGGCAAGAGCGAACTCCTCATCACATGGGTCGCCGCCGTCTGCGCGGGGTACGGGCCGGAGCGGGTGAGTGTCCTCCTCGCGGACTTCAAAGGAGGGACGGCCTTCGATCGCCTGCGTGAGCTGCCGCAGGTCGTCGGCGTCCTCACGGACCTCGACGAGACGGAGGCGCGGCGCGGCGTCGCCAGCCTGGCCGCAGAGATGCGCCGCCGTGAGGGTGCCCTCGCGGCGGCGCAGGCGCGCGACGTGCGTGAGACCGACCTTCCCCGACTCCTGATCGTCGTCGACGAGTTCGCCGCCCTGCTGCAGGAGCACACAGAGCTGGCGGCGGTGTTCACCGACGTCGCGGCGCGGGGGCGCGCCCTGGGCATGCACCTGGTCCTCGGCACGCAGCGCGCCGCCGGGGTCATCCGCGATGCGCTCGCGACGAACTGCCCGCTGCGGCTGAGCCTGCGCGTCGCCGAGACTTCTGACAGCAGGGCGATGCTCGGCACCTCCGGCGCCGCCGAGCTTCCCGGCGGAGCGGAGGGCCGAGGCCGTGCGCTCCTCCGTCGCCCGCAGGACGACGAGCCGCTGCCGGTGCGCATCGCCCTCACCGATGACGACGTCATCCGACGGATCGCGCAGCGATGGGCGGGAGCGCCGACGTCTCCACCTCCGTGGCGACCCGCTCTCCCGACGCGCCTGCCGCTCGACGCGCTGCTGACCGCTCGGGCAGGGTCCGCGCCTTCGGAAGCCGGGCCCTCCCTGGTGCTCGGACGCGCTGACGAGCCCGAGAATCAGGCGCAGCCGCTGGAGATTCTGCATCCTGGCCGCGACCGCGGGCTCGTGGTCCTCGGCGCCCCGGGAACGGGGCGGACGACAGCCTTGCGTGTGATCGCGGCGCAGCATCGCCACAGCGCGTGGTTCCCGGATGATCCCGAAGCGGCCGTCGACCTGCTTGCCGCGTGGGTCGAGGGCGGCACGGCGCCACCCGACGTCGTGCTCGCGGATGATCTCGATCTGCTCCACGCGCGCCTGCCTCTCGACGTCGGCCACGAGTTCGTCCAGCGGTGGGAGCAGCTGGTGCGATCATCGGCCACCGTCACCTGGGTGCTCGCGGCCGGTCGGGCGACGGGTCCGCTGGCCCGCGTGCTGGAGGCACTCCCGCGTCGGGCCCTGCTGCGGATGCCGACACGCGTCGAGCACATCGCCGCGGGCGGCGAGGTCGCTCACTTCCGCCGCGATCGTCCGCCGGGGAGGGCCGTGTGCGGAGAGCGGGAGATGCAGTTCGCCTGGGTCGAGGGTCCCGGGGTGGAGTCGCGCTCCGGAGAGCTGCGGGGGAGCACGCCGGTGTGGGTGCCGCAGGCGGAGATCACGGCGTTGGTCACCCCGGGCGTCGTCGGCGTCGTCGCGGCGTTGGCGGCCGCGCATCCCGACTGCGACGTACAGGCGGTGGGTCCGGAGGTGAGGGGAACGGGGCGACCGCTCGTGCTGGTGGGCGATGCTGAGAACTGGCAGCGTCAGTGGGCACTGTGGCAGCGGGTGCGATCGCAGGGGGAGGTGCTCATCCGGGCGGAGCGGCCCGGCGAGCTCCGCCAGCTCGTCGGCATCCGCGCTCAGCCGCCGTACGCGCGACCGGACGCCGGGCGGGCCTGGTCCGTGATCGGAGACCGCCCTCCCCGGCGGGTGGTCCTCCCGGCGCTGGACCGGCGATGA
- a CDS encoding asparaginase: MLETLTVQDSVELAVVERSGFIESRHAGAAVVLSPEGEVVARHGNADALILPRSSLKPLQAVACLTAGAVLEGEQLALSTASHSGTDRHAEVVREMLTAGGLNEDDLACPPAWPSDSATRDEMVREHGQEARIRMNCSGKHAAMLRACVATGWPTDGYLDPSHPLQAHIRDVIARLTGEKMAHTAIDGCGAPVYALSLTGLARAIHRIGTASERSPFALHRVAGSLVKAVRENPWTIDGPGRPDTIAIERLGVFAKGGAEGVMVMVAPNGTTVALKMLDGGARASTIVAAMLLARAGGLSDADVTGLADSLPLTVLGGGANVGAIRPGAGI, from the coding sequence GTGCTGGAGACTCTCACCGTTCAGGATTCCGTCGAGCTCGCCGTCGTGGAGCGGAGCGGCTTCATCGAGTCGCGTCACGCCGGGGCGGCCGTGGTGCTCTCGCCCGAGGGTGAGGTGGTCGCGCGGCACGGGAATGCGGATGCGCTGATCCTCCCCCGTTCCAGCCTGAAGCCCCTGCAGGCGGTCGCCTGCCTCACCGCCGGTGCGGTACTCGAGGGCGAGCAGCTGGCGCTGTCGACGGCGAGCCATTCCGGCACCGATCGGCACGCCGAGGTCGTGCGCGAGATGCTCACCGCGGGCGGCCTCAACGAGGACGACCTCGCGTGTCCTCCCGCCTGGCCGAGCGACTCCGCGACCCGCGATGAGATGGTGCGCGAGCACGGCCAGGAGGCGCGCATCCGCATGAACTGCTCGGGCAAGCACGCCGCGATGCTCCGCGCCTGCGTCGCGACGGGCTGGCCGACCGACGGCTACCTCGACCCCTCGCATCCGCTCCAGGCGCACATCCGCGATGTGATCGCCCGGCTGACCGGCGAGAAGATGGCCCACACCGCGATCGACGGCTGCGGTGCCCCCGTGTACGCGCTCAGCCTCACCGGACTGGCCCGCGCGATCCACCGCATCGGAACCGCCTCCGAGCGCTCCCCCTTCGCGCTGCACCGCGTGGCGGGCTCGTTGGTGAAGGCGGTGCGCGAGAACCCCTGGACCATCGACGGCCCCGGGCGCCCTGACACGATCGCGATCGAACGGCTCGGGGTCTTCGCCAAGGGCGGCGCGGAGGGTGTCATGGTGATGGTCGCCCCGAACGGGACCACGGTGGCGCTGAAGATGCTCGACGGCGGCGCACGCGCGTCCACGATCGTGGCCGCCATGCTGCTGGCACGCGCGGGCGGGCTCAGCGACGCCGACGTGACCGGACTGGCCGACTCCCTGCCGCTCACGGTGCTCGGAGGCGGCGCGAACGTCGGCGCGATCCGTCCGGGTGCGGGGATCTGA
- a CDS encoding FKBP-type peptidyl-prolyl cis-trans isomerase yields MRTRPLLVLSTVAAATLLLAGCSGNGDPQSTSSPDASGSSQCLVNAKAGDTSDAIEVDGEGLDAKITVPADAEFANVERTVVSEGEGDDLAANDLVSVQYQIVDAASGDVVDSSARGEDGTLPVLLDPNQSSLFVAALECEPVGSRVVLAIPGSALGEGQSNIVVYAEAVDRLPEVASGKEVEPTAGMPEVELDDDGKPSVTIPDGDAPTETKVSVLKQGDGATVASGDLVVVQYLGVKWSDGEEFDSSWSRDAAPAQFQTTGVVAGFQKALEGQKVGSQVLVVMPPSDGYGASEGHELQDESLVFVVDILATTPVQPQQ; encoded by the coding sequence GTGCGCACCCGTCCGCTGCTCGTCCTGTCCACCGTCGCTGCGGCGACCCTGCTGCTGGCGGGATGCTCCGGGAACGGCGATCCGCAGAGCACCTCCTCTCCGGACGCCTCCGGGTCGAGCCAGTGCCTCGTGAACGCGAAGGCCGGCGACACCTCGGACGCCATCGAGGTGGACGGCGAAGGTCTCGACGCCAAGATCACGGTTCCCGCCGATGCGGAGTTCGCGAACGTCGAGCGGACCGTCGTGTCCGAGGGCGAGGGAGACGACCTCGCGGCGAACGACCTCGTCTCCGTCCAGTATCAGATCGTCGATGCCGCCAGCGGCGACGTGGTCGACTCGTCGGCGCGCGGCGAGGACGGCACGCTCCCCGTGCTCCTCGACCCGAACCAGTCGTCGCTGTTCGTCGCCGCGCTCGAGTGCGAGCCGGTCGGATCCCGCGTCGTCCTCGCCATCCCCGGCAGCGCGCTCGGTGAGGGGCAGAGCAACATCGTCGTCTACGCGGAGGCCGTCGACCGGCTCCCCGAGGTCGCCTCCGGCAAGGAGGTCGAGCCGACCGCCGGCATGCCCGAGGTCGAGCTCGACGACGATGGCAAGCCGTCCGTCACGATCCCGGACGGCGATGCGCCGACCGAGACGAAGGTCTCCGTCCTCAAGCAGGGCGACGGCGCAACGGTGGCGTCCGGCGACCTCGTCGTGGTCCAGTACCTCGGGGTGAAGTGGTCCGACGGCGAAGAGTTCGACTCCAGCTGGAGCCGCGATGCGGCCCCCGCCCAGTTCCAGACGACGGGAGTCGTCGCCGGGTTCCAGAAGGCGCTCGAGGGTCAGAAGGTCGGTTCGCAGGTTCTCGTCGTCATGCCGCCGTCCGATGGCTACGGCGCGAGCGAGGGGCACGAGCTGCAGGACGAGAGCCTCGTGTTCGTCGTCGACATCCTCGCCACGACTCCGGTCCAGCCGCAGCAGTAG
- a CDS encoding Mur ligase family protein: MEQQPTLPPVLRPANPPRRELSELASRFARSVRGDVEGVALSGITLATADLRPGEAFVAIRGVNRHGADFAKTAAEKGAVAVITDQAGADIAADAGLPILIVDDPRGVLGALSAWVYGTGAEDPLPLLFATTGTNGKTSVSHLLEGILEQMGVVTGLSSTAERHIAGEVIVSRLTTPEASEMHALLALMREREVEAVAVEVSAQALSRHRVDGIRFDVAGFTNLSHDHLDDYADMEEYFEAKLPLFRPDRAVRGVVCLDSSSGALVVERSEIPVITVGTPSIAADADQASRADWVVVIDDERTTGTTFTMTGPAGTLTTTVPVIGPHMAANAALAIVMLLEGGYAWERIVEALQRDGGIHAYLPGRTQLVSGARGPAVFVDFGHSPDAFEKTLAAVRRVTPGKVLMLFGADGDRDASKRFDMARTAVEGSDILVVTDHHPRFEDPASIRATLVDGARRARPDAEIHEYSPPEAAIVAAVGLVGDGDAILWAGPGHQDYRDIRGVRTPYSARELSRRALKAAGWPVPEPRWPVPYPDED; the protein is encoded by the coding sequence ATGGAACAACAGCCGACCCTGCCCCCCGTGCTCCGCCCCGCGAACCCGCCCCGGCGCGAGCTGTCCGAACTCGCCTCCCGATTCGCCCGCTCCGTGCGCGGCGACGTGGAGGGCGTCGCTCTCAGTGGCATCACCCTCGCCACGGCGGACCTGCGTCCCGGCGAGGCGTTCGTCGCGATCCGCGGCGTGAACCGCCACGGCGCGGACTTCGCCAAGACCGCTGCCGAGAAGGGGGCGGTCGCCGTGATCACGGACCAGGCGGGCGCCGACATCGCCGCGGACGCCGGCCTCCCGATCCTCATCGTCGACGACCCCCGCGGCGTGCTCGGCGCGCTGAGCGCCTGGGTGTACGGCACGGGAGCGGAGGACCCGCTCCCCCTCCTCTTCGCGACCACCGGGACGAACGGCAAGACGAGCGTCTCGCACCTCCTCGAGGGCATCCTCGAACAGATGGGCGTCGTCACCGGGCTCTCCTCCACGGCCGAACGACACATCGCGGGCGAGGTCATCGTCTCGCGGCTCACCACCCCTGAGGCGTCGGAGATGCACGCCCTGCTCGCGCTGATGCGGGAGCGCGAGGTCGAGGCCGTCGCGGTCGAGGTCAGCGCCCAGGCCCTCTCCCGGCACCGTGTCGACGGCATCCGGTTCGACGTCGCGGGATTCACGAACCTCAGCCACGACCACCTCGACGACTACGCCGACATGGAGGAGTACTTCGAGGCGAAGCTGCCGCTCTTCCGGCCCGATCGCGCCGTCCGCGGCGTCGTGTGCCTCGACTCCTCCTCCGGGGCCCTGGTCGTGGAGCGCTCCGAGATCCCCGTCATCACCGTCGGGACGCCCTCCATCGCCGCCGACGCCGATCAGGCATCGCGAGCGGACTGGGTGGTCGTCATCGACGACGAGCGGACGACCGGAACGACGTTCACGATGACGGGACCGGCTGGCACGCTCACCACGACCGTCCCGGTGATCGGCCCCCACATGGCCGCGAACGCGGCGCTCGCGATCGTCATGCTGCTCGAGGGCGGCTATGCCTGGGAGCGGATCGTCGAGGCCCTGCAGCGCGACGGCGGCATCCACGCCTACCTGCCAGGGCGCACGCAGCTCGTCTCAGGCGCGCGGGGGCCGGCCGTCTTCGTCGACTTCGGCCACTCGCCCGACGCCTTCGAGAAGACCCTGGCCGCCGTGCGGCGGGTGACTCCCGGCAAGGTGCTCATGCTCTTCGGGGCCGACGGGGACCGGGACGCCAGCAAGCGCTTCGACATGGCCCGCACCGCGGTGGAGGGGAGCGACATCCTCGTCGTGACGGATCACCACCCGCGATTCGAAGACCCGGCGTCGATCCGCGCGACGCTCGTCGACGGCGCGCGTCGCGCCCGTCCCGACGCCGAGATCCACGAGTACTCCCCGCCGGAGGCCGCGATCGTGGCCGCCGTCGGACTCGTCGGCGACGGCGACGCGATCCTCTGGGCCGGCCCCGGGCACCAGGACTACCGCGACATCCGAGGGGTGCGGACGCCGTACTCGGCCCGCGAGCTCTCCCGGCGTGCGTTGAAGGCCGCCGGCTGGCCGGTGCCGGAGCCGCGCTGGCCCGTGCCGTACCCGGACGAGGACTGA
- a CDS encoding M50 family metallopeptidase, translated as MEFLLYLGGIVFMLIGLGLSIGLHEVGHLVPAKLFGVRVGQYMIGFGPRLWSKRIGETEYGFKLLPLGGFISMSGMYPSSKDSGPASGAFRTLIQDARSANDETIAEGAEDRVFYKLPVWKRVIVMLGGPLMNLVLAVVIFTVLVSGIGVQQGTTTVAAVNECVVPASSSATECGADDPESPAAAADVQPGDVLVSIDGTPVATFAEATAIVQASPGQPLDLVVRRDGTEQTLTLAPIAAERTITDASGQPVLDDDGEPVVKEVGYAGMIAQMGYVQQPLTAGPQMAADTVARVGSLIVTLPVRLWDVGVSLVTGGERDPNGPLSVVGVGRLAGEVAATDAPVLNRFAVLLGLLGSLNVALFVFNLIPLLPLDGGHIVVALWEGIKRAWAKLFRRPPPAPVDATKLVPLTVVVATLLIAMGALLLVADLFNPVKLLG; from the coding sequence GTGGAATTCCTGCTCTATCTGGGCGGCATCGTGTTCATGCTGATCGGCCTCGGGCTCTCGATCGGTCTGCACGAGGTCGGTCACCTCGTCCCTGCGAAGCTCTTCGGCGTGCGTGTCGGCCAGTACATGATCGGCTTCGGGCCGCGCCTGTGGTCGAAGCGGATCGGCGAGACGGAGTACGGCTTCAAGCTCCTGCCTCTCGGCGGCTTCATCTCGATGTCGGGGATGTATCCGTCGTCGAAGGACAGCGGACCCGCGTCCGGCGCGTTCCGCACGCTCATCCAGGATGCGCGCTCGGCCAACGACGAGACGATCGCCGAGGGCGCCGAGGATCGGGTCTTCTACAAGCTGCCGGTCTGGAAGCGCGTGATCGTCATGCTCGGCGGACCGCTCATGAACCTCGTGCTGGCCGTGGTCATCTTCACCGTCCTCGTCAGCGGAATCGGCGTGCAGCAGGGCACCACGACGGTCGCGGCGGTGAACGAATGCGTGGTCCCGGCCTCATCGTCGGCGACCGAATGCGGTGCCGACGATCCGGAGTCTCCGGCGGCGGCGGCCGACGTGCAGCCAGGGGACGTCCTCGTCTCGATCGACGGGACACCGGTGGCGACCTTCGCCGAGGCGACGGCGATCGTGCAGGCCTCGCCGGGGCAGCCCCTCGATCTCGTCGTGCGCCGGGACGGCACGGAGCAGACGCTCACCCTCGCGCCGATCGCCGCGGAGCGCACCATCACGGATGCGAGCGGGCAGCCGGTGCTCGACGACGACGGCGAACCCGTCGTGAAGGAGGTCGGCTACGCGGGCATGATCGCGCAGATGGGCTACGTGCAGCAGCCGCTCACCGCCGGACCGCAGATGGCGGCGGACACGGTCGCCCGGGTCGGCTCGCTGATCGTCACGCTGCCCGTGCGGCTGTGGGACGTGGGTGTGTCGTTGGTGACGGGTGGGGAACGCGATCCGAACGGGCCGCTGAGCGTCGTCGGTGTCGGGCGTCTGGCGGGCGAGGTGGCCGCGACGGACGCGCCGGTCCTCAACCGCTTCGCCGTGCTGCTCGGCCTCCTCGGGTCGCTCAACGTCGCGCTCTTCGTGTTCAACCTCATCCCGCTGCTGCCCCTCGACGGCGGACACATCGTCGTCGCGCTCTGGGAAGGGATCAAGCGGGCGTGGGCGAAGCTCTTCCGGCGGCCGCCGCCGGCTCCGGTCGACGCCACGAAACTCGTCCCGCTGACCGTCGTCGTCGCGACGCTGCTGATCGCGATGGGAGCTCTGCTGCTGGTGGCCGACCTCTTCAACCCGGTCAAGCTGCTGGGCTGA